A part of Cygnus olor isolate bCygOlo1 chromosome 31, bCygOlo1.pri.v2, whole genome shotgun sequence genomic DNA contains:
- the LOC121062520 gene encoding olfactory receptor 14J1-like: protein MANSSSVSEFLLLAFADTRKLQLLHFGLFLGIYLAALLGNGLILTAIACDHRLHTPMYFFLLNLALLDLGSISTTLPKAIANSLWDTRAISYEGCATQILFSLFLVGAEYSLLTIMAYDRYVAICKPLHYGSVLGSRACAKMAAAAWGSGFLNAVLHTANTFSLPLCQGNAVDQFFCEIPQILKLSCSDAYLREVGVVVFSVSVLFGCSIFIVISYIQIFRVVLRVPSEQGQQKAFSTCLPHLAVVSLFISTAMFAYLKPSSISSPSLDLVVAVLYSVVPPAVNPLIYSIRNQELRDAVRTLVEYTILQHIHL, encoded by the coding sequence ATggccaacagcagctctgtgagtgAGTTCCTCCTCCTGGCATTTGCAGACACGCgcaagctgcagctcctgcacttcgggctcttcctgggcatctacctggctgccctcctgggcaacggcctcatcctcaccgccaTAGCCTGCGACCAtcgcctccacacccccatgtacttcttcctcctcaacctcgccctccttgACCTGGGatccatctccaccactctGCCCAAAGCCATAGCCAATTCTCTGTGGGACACCAGGGCAATCTCCTACGAAGGATGTGCTACACAAATTCTCTTTTCACTCTTCTTGGTTGGAGCGGAGTATTCCCTTCTCACCATCATGGCCTACGAccgctacgttgccatctgcaagcccctgcactacgggagcgtcctgggcagcagagcttgtgccaagatggcagcagctgcctggggcagtggctttctcaatgctgtcctgcacacagccaatacattttccctgcccctctgccaaggcaatgctgtggaccagttcttctgtgaaatcccccagatcctcaagctctcctgctcagatgcaTATCTCAGGGAAGTTGGAGTAGTTGTATTTAGTGTTTCTGTATTATTTGGTTGTtctattttcattgttatttccTATATTCAGATCTTCAGGGTAGTGCTGAGGGTCCCCTCTGAGCAGGGACAGCAGAAAGCCTTTTCCAcatgcctccctcacctggccgtgGTCTCTCTGTTTATCAGCACTGCCAtgtttgcctacctgaagccctcctccatctcttccccatccctggacctggtggtggcagttctgtactcggtggtgcctccagcagtgaaccccctcatctacagcataAGGAACCAGGAATTAAGGGATGCTGTAAGGACACTGGTAGAATACACAATTCTTCAGCATATTCACCTATAA
- the LOC121062521 gene encoding olfactory receptor 14C36-like, whose translation MQMPNSSSVSDFLLLAFADTRELQLLHFGLFLGIYLAALLGNGLILTAVACDHRLHTPMYFFLLNLALLDLGSISTTVPKAMANSLWDTRAISYQGCAAQVFFSVFLVVAEYYLLTVMAYDRYVAICKPLHYRSLLGSRACAKMAAAAWGSGFLHAVLHTANTFSLPLCQGNSVDQFFCEIPHILKLSCSDDYLREVRALLFNISLVVVCFVFIALSYVQIFRAVLRMPSEQSRHKAFSTCLPHLAVVSLFVSTAMFAYLKPPSISSPSLDMVMAVLYSVVPPAVNPLIYSMRNQDLKGTLKKLILVVIFT comes from the coding sequence ATGCAGatgcccaacagcagctctgtgagtgatttcctcctgctggcatttgCAGACACCCgcgagctgcagctcctgcacttcgggctcttcctgggcatctacctggctgccctcctgggtaatggcctcatcctcaccgccgtagcctgtgaccaccgcctccacacccccatgtacttcttcctcctcaacctcgctCTCCTCGACTTGGGATCCATCTCCACCActgtccccaaagccatggccaattctCTGTGGGACACGAGGGCCATTTCCTATCAAGGATGTGCCGCACAAGTCTTCTTTTCGGTCTTCTTGGTTGTAGCAGAGTATTATCTCCTCACCGTCATGGCCTACGAccgctacgttgccatctgcaagcccctgcactacaggagcctcctgggcagcagagcttgtgccaagatggcagcagctgcctggggcagtggctttctccatgctgtcctgcacacggccaatacattttccctgcccctctgccaaggcaattctgtggaccagttcttctgtgagaTCCCCCacatcctcaagctctcctgctcagatgaCTACCTCAGGGAAGTCAGGGCACTtctgtttaatatttctttagtcgttgtttgttttgttttcattgcgctgtcctatgtgcagatcttcagggccgtgctgaggatgccctctgagcagagtcggcacaaagccttttccacatgcctccctcacctggctgtgGTCTCCCTGTTTGTCAGCACTGCCATGTTTGCCTAtctgaagcccccctccattTCCTCCCCATCCTTGGACATGGTGATGGCGGTTCTGTACTCTGTcgtgcctccagcagtgaaccccctcatctacagcatgaggaaccaggacCTGAAAGGCACATTGAAGAAACTGATTTTAGTGGTAATATTTACTTAG
- the LOC121062546 gene encoding zinc finger CCCH domain-containing protein 11A-like: MISTRKASATTAKQEDGLNFGIKTLEEIKLQKMKEKTKRHGEGPSRSSLPPVDSMIFPAPEKENVQTVVRTVTLSTEEGEEPVIRLDLAEKQGKWKASVADVSALPVKRSLAERLGKKAEVPGSADKAPKRVQVAKSVKERLGLPFQQTSTAKGKAAKPKGEIHVKTLEEIRRERALQRGETQAKAQAEWHDKTEDPSAGARPAPAGCIKTFSEALAEK, encoded by the exons ATGATTTCCACTCGGAAAGCCAGTGCTACTACTGCTAAACAAG aggacggtctgaattttggaataaaaacacttgaagaaatcaaattgcagaaaatgaaggaaaaaactaAGAGACACGGTG AAGGTCCTTCAAGATCTTCTCTTCCTCCCGtcgattctatgatttttcctGCTCcggaaaaggaaaatgtccaGACAGTGGTGAGAACTGTGACACTGTCTACAGAGGAAG GGGAGGAACCTGTGATTCGACTAGATCTTGCTGAGAAACAGGGAAAATGGAAAGCCTCCGTGG CTGATGTAAGCGCCCTTCCAGTGAAGCGCAGCCTTGCTgaaaggctggggaagaaggcggAGGTGCCGGGAAGTGCTGACAAAGCACCGAAGAGAG ttcaAGTTGCCAAGTCTGTGAAGGAGAGACTAGGCTTACCTTTTCAACAGACTAGTACTGCGAAAG GGAAGGCTGCTAAGCCAAAGGGAGAGATCCATGTGAAAACACTGGAGGAAATCCGTCGTGAGAGAGCTCTTCAGAGAGGAGAAACTCAAGCCAAAGCCCAGGCTGAATGGCATGATAAAACCGAAGATCCCAGCGCAGGGGCAAGACCCGCTCCTGCAGGTTGCATCAAAACTTTCTCCGAAGCCTTGgctgaaaaatag